The Castanea sativa cultivar Marrone di Chiusa Pesio chromosome 11, ASM4071231v1 genome contains a region encoding:
- the LOC142617378 gene encoding putative glycerol-3-phosphate dehydrogenase [NAD(+)] 1, cytosolic: MVGTTEVTNHNEDSNGAIHNSNDVFEEKVDELRRLMGKAEGDPLRIVGVGAGAWGSVFAAMLQDSYGHLREKVQIRIWRRAGRTVDRATAEHLFEVINSREDVLRRLIRRCAYLKYVEARLGDRTLNADEILKDGFCLNMIDTPLCPLKVVTNLQEAVWDADIVINGLPSTETRAVFEEISRYWKERITAPVIISLAKGVEAELEPEPRIVTPTQMINRATGVSMENILYLGGPNIAAEIYNKEYANARICGAAKWRRPLAMFLRQPHFIVWDNGDLVTHEVMGGLKNVYAIGAGMVAALTNESATSKSVYFAHCTSEMIFITHLLSEEPERLAGPLLADTYVTLLKGRNSWYGHNLAKGELSLEMGDSIKGKGMIQGVSAVKAFYELLCQSSLSVLHPEENKHVAPVELCPILKTLYKILIIREFPCQAILQALRDETMNDPRDRIEIAQTHAVYRPYLLGQQP, encoded by the exons ATGGTTGGAACCACTGAAGTAACGAATCATAATGAGGATTCCAATGGGGCAATTCATAATTCAAATGATGTTTTTGAAGAGAAGGTTGATGAGCTTCGTCGCCTTATGGGAAAGGCTGAGGGTGATCCATTGAGGATTGTTGGTGTTGGGGCAGGTGCTTGGGGTAGTGTTTTTGCAGCTATGTTGCAAGATAGCTATGGTCATTTGAGAGAGAAGGTTCAGATTAGGATATGGAGAAGAGCTGGTAGAACTGTTGATAGAGCCACGGCTGAACACTTGTTTGAGGTGATCAATTCAAGGGAGGATGTGTTGAGGAGACTGATTAGGCGGTGTGCATACTTGAAGTATGTTGAGGCAAGATTAGGCGATCGAACACTTAATGCTGATGAGATTTTGAAAgatgggttttgtttaaatatGATTGATACCCCTCTCTGCCCTTTGAAGGTTGTCACTAACTTGCAGGAGGCTGTGTGGGATGCCGATATTGTGATAAATGGCTTGCCATCAACAGAAACACGTGCGGTATTTGAAGAAATTAGTAGGTATTGGAAAGAGAGAATAACAGCACCAGTCATCATTTCTTTGGCAAAGGGTGTGGAGGCTGAATTGGAGCCTGAACCACGCATAGTGACTCCCACTCAAATGATCAATCGAGCAA CTGGTGTTTCCATGGAGAACATTCTTTACCTGGGAGGACCTAATATAGCAGCAGAGATCTACAACAAGGAATATGCTAATGCTCGAATATGTGGAGCTGCAAAGTGGAGGAGACCATTGGCAATGTTTTTGAGGCAGCCACACTTTATAGTGTGGGACAATGGTGACCTTGTTACTCATGAAGTGATGGGAGGCTTAAAGAATGTCTATGCCATTGGTGCTG GAATGGTAGCAGCTCTAACCAATGAGAGTGCCACCAGCAAATCAGTATACTTTGCACACTGTACATCAGAGATGATATTTATCACTCATCTCTTGTCCGAAGAACCAGAGAGACTGGCAGGGCCTTTGTTGGCTGACACTTACGTAACACTTTTAAAAGGCCGTAATTCATGGTATGGACACAATTTGGCCAAAGGAGAACTGAGCCTTGAAATGGGTGATAGCATCAAGGGCAAAGGGATGATTCAG GGGGTCTCTGCTGTTAAGGCATTTTACGAGCTGCTCTGTCAATCAAGCTTAAGTGTTCTACATCCTGAAGAAAACAAGCATGTTGCTCCTGTTGAGCTTTGCCCCATTTTGAAGACATTATATAAGATACTGATAATAAG GGAATTTCCATGTCAGGCAATTCTTCAGGCATTAAGAGATGAGACCATGAATGATCCTCGAGACCGTATTGAGATTGCACAAACCCATGCTGTTTACAGACCATACCTTCTTGGTCAACAGCCTTGA
- the LOC142618071 gene encoding uncharacterized protein LOC142618071 isoform X3: protein MSLVDYASSSDDDVSAAEEEEEEHQQKEHEEEDEPQQLPNPNPHNQISGSSSNLQPESTVHSSEPSIERLPDASFLLNSPASLSNLMSSSDHSSRVAAAMAENASRKRDSNGLASSLPRNKVPRGTLPHSRNVPDTVGGVLVPPQLSGR from the exons atgtCTCTAGTAGACTACGCTTCTTCATCAGACGACGACGTATctgcagcagaagaagaagaagaagaacaccAACAAAAAGAAcacgaagaagaagacgaacCTCAACAACTCCCAAACCCCAATCCTCACAACCA GATTTCTGGGTCTTCATCAAATCTGCAACCAGAAAGTACTGTGCATTCATCAGAGCCTTCTATTGAGAGACTTCCTGATGCTTCCTTTCTCTTGAATTCACCTGCTTCATTGTCAAATCTGATGAGCAGTAGTGACCACTCTTCTCGAGTTGCTGCTGCTATGGCTGAAAATGCATCCCGCAAGAGGGACTCAAATGGGTTGGCTTCCTCTCTTCCCCGCAATAAAGTTCCTAGAGGGACCTTGCCTCATTCAAGGAATGTTCCAGATACTGTTGGTGGCGTTCTAGTTCCACCTCAGCTTAGTGGAAG ATAA
- the LOC142618071 gene encoding uncharacterized protein LOC142618071 isoform X1 yields the protein MSLVDYASSSDDDVSAAEEEEEEHQQKEHEEEDEPQQLPNPNPHNQISGSSSNLQPESTVHSSEPSIERLPDASFLLNSPASLSNLMSSSDHSSRVAAAMAENASRKRDSNGLASSLPRNKVPRGTLPHSRNVPDTVGGVLVPPQLSGRSNVVTEDIGKLFVRKHAEPSSN from the exons atgtCTCTAGTAGACTACGCTTCTTCATCAGACGACGACGTATctgcagcagaagaagaagaagaagaacaccAACAAAAAGAAcacgaagaagaagacgaacCTCAACAACTCCCAAACCCCAATCCTCACAACCA GATTTCTGGGTCTTCATCAAATCTGCAACCAGAAAGTACTGTGCATTCATCAGAGCCTTCTATTGAGAGACTTCCTGATGCTTCCTTTCTCTTGAATTCACCTGCTTCATTGTCAAATCTGATGAGCAGTAGTGACCACTCTTCTCGAGTTGCTGCTGCTATGGCTGAAAATGCATCCCGCAAGAGGGACTCAAATGGGTTGGCTTCCTCTCTTCCCCGCAATAAAGTTCCTAGAGGGACCTTGCCTCATTCAAGGAATGTTCCAGATACTGTTGGTGGCGTTCTAGTTCCACCTCAGCTTAGTGGAAG GAGCAATGTTGTTACAGAAGATATAGGGAAGCTTTTTGTCAGAAAGCATGCTGAACCCTCTTCTAACTAA
- the LOC142618071 gene encoding uncharacterized protein LOC142618071 isoform X2 translates to MSLVDYASSSDDDVSAAEEEEEDEPQQLPNPNPHNQISGSSSNLQPESTVHSSEPSIERLPDASFLLNSPASLSNLMSSSDHSSRVAAAMAENASRKRDSNGLASSLPRNKVPRGTLPHSRNVPDTVGGVLVPPQLSGRSNVVTEDIGKLFVRKHAEPSSN, encoded by the exons atgtCTCTAGTAGACTACGCTTCTTCATCAGACGACGACGTATctgcagcagaagaa gaagaagaagacgaacCTCAACAACTCCCAAACCCCAATCCTCACAACCA GATTTCTGGGTCTTCATCAAATCTGCAACCAGAAAGTACTGTGCATTCATCAGAGCCTTCTATTGAGAGACTTCCTGATGCTTCCTTTCTCTTGAATTCACCTGCTTCATTGTCAAATCTGATGAGCAGTAGTGACCACTCTTCTCGAGTTGCTGCTGCTATGGCTGAAAATGCATCCCGCAAGAGGGACTCAAATGGGTTGGCTTCCTCTCTTCCCCGCAATAAAGTTCCTAGAGGGACCTTGCCTCATTCAAGGAATGTTCCAGATACTGTTGGTGGCGTTCTAGTTCCACCTCAGCTTAGTGGAAG GAGCAATGTTGTTACAGAAGATATAGGGAAGCTTTTTGTCAGAAAGCATGCTGAACCCTCTTCTAACTAA